The DNA window AACATTACAAATTCATCAAAAGACGTTAGGCAAATACGGGACCATATGCCACCACCAACTAACGTGAAACTTTAAAACTATGcctaatttgaaataattaaaatggccggcattaattatgaattagtTTTAAACATTACAATTTCATATAAAAGACATTAGGCAGGATGAGCAAAAGACAGCTAAAAATTTATCTTGACTTTTATAACACTGTCGCTCATACACATCCTCGCCTCAACCATGCCGcttaatattcatttaaaaaggAATAATGTAGCATGAATGAGTATAAACTACTTAGCTTGCTTGTAGATTCTTAGTTCGTGTGTCCTGTTTTATACTTTGATGTCACATCACTAAGTCATATGCTCTTAGACTATCGGCTAGGTTCAACTAGAATCATCCAAGCTCAATTTAGGGTTTCGGTTCAATAACTTCATAGTTCCTCATCCTTCATTCCTACCGGGGCTTTCATCCGCTCTATCTTGTGAGGTACGTCGTAGAGTTCTAAGGTGTTCTCATTAGTTATTCTATAGTCTCTTTCATCGTCAACGACCAACATATCATATGTATTCAAGGTGTGACATCACCGTAGTTCCAACTAATAATTCTCATCGACACTATCCATCGAGACAAATTAACGGAGTGAAAGTACAGCAATAAGCGTTAAGCCAACACACTTGTATCACATAACTGAACGCCGTTACCTCCATTGCAGCTGTTGCAGCGGCCATGAAAACGAAAAATGAGCTTGCAGTGAAGCAAAGAGGGAAGAAGATTCAGAACTTGTTGATGAACTCATAAATGAGGGAGCTAATTTCATCTGCTCTTTCTTGGTTGATGAAGTGAGCTGCTCCTTCTATCACCACCACTTCTTCCAGAAACGGCACGTCTTCCTTGAACCTTCCTCCATGTATATACTCCTTCGCACCTGGAAAATGGTACACCAAATCAAGATCCCCCACTATGAATTTCGTTGGGACTTTGATCTGTGATCCACTCCATGGCGCCGTCAGTTCCCATGATCTGTACCCACAAAATACATGTACCAAATTCTAAGAAGCTACAGATCTTGGAAACAGCATAGGTTTTGGGGGTTCAGTTCATATTCTTACAGATCAAATGCTCGGTAATAGTTGAATCCTCCAGTGAAGCCTGTTTTGGAGAATTTGCTAGCGAAATAATCAACATCCTCCTCTGTTAACCAAGAGGGCAGAGGATCGGGAGTTTCCAGCGCTCTGAATCCCTTCTCTTTTGGAATCATCGGAGGCCGAGGATCTCTCATCGTGAGAAATTTCTTGAGCATGGTCGCTGTATCAACAGAACCAAAATCCGCTTCGGCAACTCCAGGTTCCTAAGCGAAATTTCAAGAAATCGGTTTAATCGAAAGCTATAACTCAAATAATCCAATCGATTTTAGGTTCTCAGCCAAAAATCATCGCCTAATTTGTGAAATCTGACCTGAAATTGACAGAAGTAGAAATCATCGCCGAGCAAAGCCCTAAATCCGTCGACGAATTTGATCGAAGGATGGCGGGGAAGATAATGCACGCTCAAATTCACCAAAGCCCTAACTCTGTCAGGCCTGAACAAGCAGAAGTACCAGGCCATCATCGCGCCCCAGTCGTGGCCTACTAAGAAAACTTGATCGATTCCGAGGTGATCAAGAAGGCCAACAAGGTCGCCGACGATATGATGAGCAGTATAGGAGGAGGGAGACGGCGGCACGTCCGTGTCGCCAAAGCCGCGGAGGTCAGGGGCTATGGCTCGGAAGCCATTGGAGGCGAGGAAGAGGAGCTGATGGCGCCATGAGTACCAGAGCTCCGGGAAGCCATGAAGGAAGAGCACCGCCGGGCCGGAGCCGATGGAAGCAATGTGCATATTGATGCCATTGGTGGGAACTATTTTGTGCTCTATgttctccatttctctctcttgtccGATGGAAGCAATTTGTTTTCGtataatagtttttttatattaaaaaatatttgggttgggttacaaCCCAACTCGTCCAATagtattttctaaaaataataataatattttaactttcttAATATAAGATGTTACGCgtgaatattttatatttaaaatttataagattttaattattaatgttgtTGGATCGATATGGAAACCTagaggggtgaatagggttttaacaTAAGAGtgtttaaacgtgattaattttttttaatgatgaaACTCTTTACCAAGTAGAAGATATAATTActggaataaaataattcaagtcaaaacaataaatcacattaataattttgaaattaaataggaaagagttagaaaatataacaccgtagttttatagtggttcagtcaaactcgacctactccactccccaagtacctcttggaaatttgaacaaacaactttctcgactctttccacggatcAAAGCCAAATCGCTACACcactctttttacgagttcaagagcaaactaaATCCTTTCCACGACGCATGATCAAACTGgtacaagtatttgaatttggtaGTAATACACCATAACTCTCTCAAacagtagatttacaatttgaagcactcaactattttctcacaatacaataaaaaaaaaaaaaaatctccttCTCAAGAATAACATGAATAAAATGAACAACTGAGACTTTGAATAATGATAATTGGAGAATTTATGCAAGTTATGTTAAAAATGTGAGGAAGTTGATGAGTTCATATAGGGAAGAAAAGTGGTAAAATGTAAGAATTAATATTGACCATTCGATTCTGGTAGGAGAAATGGAAGGgagagattaaaagtaaataaataagaaaatttttcaaatttatttatttattttaatataaaaataataaaaattaatgtgaataaccaaattcaaaatttattataaatataataatataataatactaaccaccaaaattttaaaatataataatataataatataatatagtaataataaaaatcgataggagtaacggttagatttaaatttatattttgtaaaactaattaaaaaaaaaaaaaaaaaaaaaaactctatttGTTACTCTTCCAAAAGGGTAAAAGTCATAGATATACTTTAATTTctccatcattttgattttgctgtcCCATCGTCAAGTTgtgtaataaattaaaattgtaataaattaGTGGAAATTGTTGACTAATTACTGAGTGGCAGATTACAGCACGTCTCGCATCATTGACCATGGGCGTTAGATTaaatgtataataataataataataataaatctccCTTCCACGTTATGCATCACAAATGTTCAATTATTGcatataattcaaaaataatgaataactcaaataaaatgaaaaactcaatttacccccttttttttaataagacattaatgttataattaatttttacgaacgattatttaaaaatatttttgttttaaagttttctATAGAGTTAAATATTCGGGACCTATTACAATTATGCAACATTTATGATAATTGAATGACCACATAGATGAACGAATACGATTCTATGTATATTGCTTCTTCGATGTCACAATGAAGTCTTTGATTCTGATTGTGACTTTTAGGTAAAACGAAACGaagtttgaattataaaaaaagttatttatagGCAAGAGGAGAACAACAACACGTAATCACCTAATGGTGCAAGGGGCAATTtgtatagcttggtcaacgatTATATCCAATAAAGCTATATCGGATAAAGTATGGTAaataaatctggtaaagctatatatacagtaaactgaaccatatatatggTCCAGGTAaatctttgaaaatgtactttctatcttttctgtattctctcttacggtacatacgtgaagtcatcaatataaattctttagccaatattctccttgcatttttaTCGAGTGTGGGCGTTGTTGTGCAAACCTAACAGTAACGAAGTCCAAGCCGAATAATGACGGTGTGTTTTAGTAGtcgggagagagaaaatgacgAAAGAGAGTGCAATGAAGAGAGAAGGATGGTTAATGATAAATGAGAGTAATTTAATTGGATTAAATATTTGTCAAATCAAGAAttagatttcaaatttaaatgaatgcACGATCTAATCATGGAGAGAAAAATAACCCATTTCTAGGTAAATGCATGTACCtcaattattcattaataaatttatattatattaaatacaaaatatttttctctttataaattaattaaataaaaatatagttatGAATTATCGATAAGATAATacttaaaatatcaaatataattacaTACTTCTAACCGAGAATGATTTATGAAGAGGTCATGTATACTATATAAGATACAAATTAGGTTTCATACAAGTTGTAAAGATGAAGTTGAGGATCTTTCTTCGAAATACCATATAAGATAAGGGTTAATTTTCGGTTTAATGGCGGTAAGGTTTATGGGTCATGAGAATCTTGTTGGCTAGAACTATGAGACGGTTTGTTTGAACAACTAAGAATATGTAGAGGATTGAGAGCTAAAGTGGCGGAGAGAGTCGAGAAATTAACGGCAGTCAGAATCGGAGGGTCTTTGTTGCCGGTGCTACTGCTACTGCCACAGCCGATGTCACCATCGTCGTttatgttggatgaaagtctcacatctgCTAATTTAGGAATGATCATGCGTTTATAATAAAGGAAACGTTATTTCTATTGGTTTGAGGTTTTTTGGGAAGTCAAAaccaaagccatgagagtttatgctcaaaatggacaacatcatattgtggagagtcgtgttcgacTAACAATTTCACTTTGACGGAAACCACCATGTTGCGACGGGGTTAGGagtttttttagatttttttgagTACTCTGTTTCATTTAGTTTCCTATAAACTGTTTATAGAAAGACGTATTTCGAAAAGTAAATCGTTGATGAATTcggaaataatgaaaatgaaatggaaattaaaaattgaaaaaaaaaaaaaacgttgaTGAATTCGACCTGCCGGATCAAATGGgggaaataattaaaatgaaatggaaattaaaaattgaaaataaataaaaataaaaataaaatccgaCCTGCCGGATTCGAACCAGCGACCTAAGGATTAATCTGCGATCAACTACagtcctccgctctaccaactgagctaaggtcgGTTGTTGTTGTAAAACGGctcttaaatataaatataattattttaactttcaatttaaaaaaaaaagctcacAAGTTTGAACGAAAAATCCACTAATGTTCCTCCGTTGAGTTTAATTAACTTCGTAcgtatattattattattttttttttccaagttacttattacatttattattttaatgtatttgaataataataatataaaaaaaaatctccattTCACGTTTTAAATCACAAATGTTCAATTATTGTATATAAGtcaaaaataatgaataactcaattaaaatgaaaaactcaaattaccttttttttttaataagacattaatgttataattaatttgtacaaacaattatttaaaaatattttattttaaaattttctatgcagttaaaatattgattatgaacAATAATCATGATGAAACTCTTACGCTACGGCTTGTGACAAGCTCACCAGAGGAAGCTACCTAGCAAACTTCACAATAGTCCTCACAAAGTATAGTCATAAGCCAATTTTATGGTTATTCGAATCATTGACAATCGAGTCAAGTTTACAATTAATCATTAGTTGGTGAATCTCTAATTGTCCTCGTATGACTGCATACATCATAAACATATGAAATAGAGACTTAACATAGCGATCTGAACATAGATACCTAGTTATGAATTTCAGTTGATAAGATAGTGCATGCGAGTTTTAGTAAACATGCATAATAGCATTCAACATGTATCATCTGAACTGATTCTATGCTCAAACATTTATAGTAAACTTCTTATAACATGTTTTGTATCATACTAAAGGTATGTTCTCAATATTGGTCAAATCATAGCTCAACCGTTCATTTATCGACAAATGTGTATCGTAACGTTTAACATGCTCTTACATATATCAAACTAACTCATTTCATGCTCAAATTTCTATGATATGCTTCTTATATCATACTTTTATGCATACTACGAGCATAGCTAAATCCAAagtggaggagagagaaatttaGACAACTAGTGTCTAAAATACTTATTATTTGATACACACACATAGAAGAGGAATAAGATCAACAGAATTTGTTGAAGAAACTATGAATGTGGGAGTTGATTTCAGAAGGCCTTTCTTGGTTCAGGAAATGAGAGGTGTCCTTCATTACAACCACTTCTTCCAAACCAGGCACGTCCCTCTTGAACCCGCCGCCATGGATGTACTCCTGAGCTCCTGGAAAATAGTACGTCAGATCCAGATCCCCCACTATGAACTTCACTGGCACATGTATTTGCGCCCCCGCCCATGCCCCCGTCACCTCCCAAGTCCTGCACCTCAAACATAGTATAAGCGCAGTATTTGTGGGACTACTTTtctcaataattctcaacaattgATGATGTAAGATGATTATTACCGGTCAAAAGCACGATAGTAATTGAGGCCGCCGGTGAACCCGGATTGAGTGAACTTTTCGGCGTAAAACTCGATGTCTTGAGGTGTGAGCCACGGTGCTAGCGGCGGCGGTGGAACCCCTTTGAATTTGACTTCACCAGGTAAGTAGGGAGCTCGTGGGTCACGATTTGACAATATGTTCTTGAAAAAGTCTCGTATATCTACTGACGCAAACGCTTCCTCCGCCTTTCCGGGTTCCTGTTCAATTATGACATCGAGTGATTAAATGGTTGATTatggatttaaaaaataatatttactgATAAAGTTGACAATATGATACTATTGTAGACGGACAGGGAAATTATCTGAAAACGGACCATGTAGAATTGGTCCCCAAGAGCAGCTTTGAAGCCTTGAATAAAGGGCGTTGGGGTTCTAGGAAAATACTGGACGCTCAAAATCACGGCGGACTTGATCCGATCCGGTCTAAACAAGCAGAAATACCAAGCGATTAAGGCGCCCCAATCATGGCCCACCAAAAACACCTTCTCAATCCCCATTTCGTCAAGCATCCCCACCAGGTCCCCCACGATGTGCAGGGCGGTGTACTTGTCGGAGGACGGCGGCGCGTCGGAGTCGCCGTAGCCGCGGAGGTCCGGGGCGATGGCTCGATACCCGGTGGATGAGAGGAAATCAATCTGGTGGCGCCATGAGTACCAGAGCTCCGGGAAGCCGTGCAGGAGGAGAACTGGCGGCCCGGCTCCGGCGACGGCGACGTGCAGTTTAATGCCGTTGGTTTTAACGGTGATGTGCTGGATGGAGTCCATTGGGTTGGATGTGGTGTGGGATGTGGTTTGGGTGGTCGGTTTATATAGACCGGGCTTCGTTCGTCGGTTGTGATATGTGGAGAAACgaaatcatttcatttattgaaAACGTcttgttaattaaaattttaatttaaatcaattaattatacttgaaattattttaataatgtgacttagtaaaaataaattatttcactAATTGTataccattttaaatttagttaataatGTTCACCTTATCCATTAATAAGACACGTTTTTTTTGGCTCTTTTCGCTTTCATTCATTTACCCAACACAttatctttttggtttttgctTCATCATTTTggtgttatatatatattttttattttaattttcggtttattagaattttttttaatataatatatattctacGACATTATTTCAAGATTACTTTTATAGACTTAAGACAGAttcttcactcacatgtattttaagaaaattttaccatgtcactaaatataaaattactctAGCTAACACACGTTTAACTATagaatttttatgattgaacCATCGAAAAGGAATATGCACTTTGTTAGTATAGATACTAACTTTTAGTTCTTTTAAACGTTTCTAGGGGTGTatattcaacccgacaacccggaccaacccaacccgaactataagagttgagttgggttggattagcatttcgagtagggttggattcatttttctgaacctgAATTaaatcggttcggtttcgggTTTGTAGGCAAAACCCTCGAGTTGgacccgagccaaataaaaatatataaaatatattaagattcTTTTCGGTATTAATGGGTTTGCCAGAGTTGACCTGAGACTCCCGCCTCAGTTTGAGGctagattttatttaaacttttaatatattttatttaaaattgtattccaataattataaaaggtGGAttactaaaacaaaatattttacgACCCAACcagaacccaacccaaaaatagagggttgggttgggttgtgaaaagaTTTGCTTTGGTTAGTTACCATCCAACCAACCTCaacttttggaaaaaaaaagttcctCAACCCAACCGGATCATGTACACCCTGTTTCTTGGCCTTTTTATCTTCAATATTTCCTTCATTACGATGTGGTCTCGATTCATTTACGCACTTCTTTAATTTCGGTAtcacaatatattttaaaaaattgaaagttatttcATAGCTTTCTTATCCTCCATAGTCGTTTTTCATTcaacccaaataaataaattcctaattttgaaaaatgaatttaagaatcggtaaaataaaattaacgggcttaaaaattactcaaataatgaatatcttcaaaataataaaataataaatatacaataaacaaaataatagaataataGAATGTTCAAACTTGAGCATGAGATATCATGCCCAATAACTACTCCAACAACCCCATAAATATGGAAATTATCTcgttaataatattatttctgGTTTGCGTCAAccaaaaaatttacaataaacCCAAAATGTGAactaaacctaaaaaaaaaatacttttgtctcattttttcttaaaatatatccTTCAGCTctcatatattatttatttatttattttagaaatttaaaaatactaaaaagtACTTTTACCGTTAACAACGGAatcattaaactaaaatttaaatgtagtttttttagataaattttaaagaacaataaaaaaaaaaaattaataatgttgacttcagaagaaggaagaaggagaagcaCGTGATTCACGAGGCCGTTCTTTCTCCGGCGAAAATGATCTTAATACATTCAACGCCGATCTATTTATAGTTCTCGGAAAGAAATTGATTGAACAGTGAAACAGAGAGAGCAACTGCCATGGATGCGATTGAACACACCACCATCAACACCAATGGCATCAAAATGCACATTGCCTCCATAGGCACAGGCCCCGtcgttcttcttctccacGGCTTTCCTGAGCTCTGGTACTCATGGCGCCACCAGCTTCTCTACCTTTCTTCCGTCGGATATCGAGCCATTGCACCGGACCTCCGCGGCTATGGCGATACCGACTCTCCGGAATCGCATACTTCCTACACTGCGCTCCATATCGTCGGCGATTTGGTTGGGGCTTTGGATGAGCTTGGGATTGAGAAGGTGTTTCTTGTAGGGCACGATTGGGGGGCGATCATCGCGTGGTACTTTTGCCTATTTAGACCTGATAGAATCAAGGCCTTGGTGAATCTGAGTGTTCAGTTCTTCCCTAGAAATCCGGAAATTTCTTTCATCGAACGATTCAGAGCTGTGTATGGTGATGATTTCTATATGTGCAGGTTCCAGGTGAATCTCAACTTTGATTGACTTCTAACAACAGATCTAATTGGTTTTATTCCGGGCTGATTTTGGTCCTGATTTCGATTAATCTCTGTGTTTATCTTAGTTGCTTGTAGTTGGATATATAGTGTAATCGATTTGTTTTCTACTACTGATGCTCATAGCTGTAGTGTTTTAGTGTTCTGGTGTAGATTTGATCTGTGCACTCACTCACATACACAATTGAAACCCTAGTTATGTGAAATCACTGTACTGTTGAAGAATCAAACCTTAAAATATTGCTTTTCTTAACATGTTCAAAAGTTCTATACAGCTTTTTGACTGTTTCATCTTtgacaaaattaatttcagaTCTACAAGCTGTTAAAATCTTACtaactttttcttctcttctgcAAGCGATTGCAAACTTTCCTGGAACAGAGTTTTGTAGAAGTTGCCATTGGAACATTCCTTTTGACCTTTTTTGTGATTCTCTCTTGATTCATTAAGTTGCAGATTAGAGAGAGTCCCATCTGAATTTTGATTCATCATCTGTTTGATTCAACAATTTCCTCAAATTTGAGAGCCATATCGAACTTTgatatcaaaataaagtttgttCTACTGATTGACCATGTTTTATTAACTAATAGAGCAATttctgatatcatttttgttggaaatgaaTTGATTGTGGTTCTATAATACATTCACGGCATCTAAAACAACTAAGTGTAGATTGATTTGTAACAGGTTCCAGGGGAGGCAGAAGCAGATTTTTTCTGCATCGACACAGCTCAACTCTTCAAGGTAACACTATCTAATAGAAGTACTCATGCTCCATGCTTGCCTAAAGAGTACGGATTTCGCGCGATCCCGCCGCCAGAAAACCTTCCATCTTGGTTGACAGAAGAGGATATCAACCATTATGCTTCCAAATTTAAGGAGACGGGCTTCACCGGAGCATTGAACTACTATCGCGCTTTTGACCTGTAAGCCATGTTTATTTACATCCCAAGTTCTCTGTTAATACCATTCCAATCCTACACTCTTCTCTGTGTTCTAAGTTCAACAATGGTTTCGTGTTCCGACATTAAATACATGTTCTGTTTAATTCTGATGCATTTTCATGGCAAGAAACTGGTGATTTGGGTAATAGATTTCTACTTAACCAAAGTTGCTACTGTTATATCTATACGTATATGtatattatgtatatatatgctttattcattgtgagatcccacatcagttgaagagaagaacgaaacattctccataagagtgtggaaacttcttactagtagacatgttttgaaaactttgaagggaagtcggaaagaaaaagcccaaagataacAATAGCTGTAGgctaggttgttacaaatggtattagagtcagacatcgagtgatgtgtcagcgaggagactgagcctcgaagggggtagacactagacagtgtgccagcaaggacactgggcctgaagaggggtggattgggggtcccacatcgattggagaggggaaaagGTGTCAGCAAGTATGCTGGTCCCGAATGAGGtgcttgtgagatcccacatttggttgaagaaggaacaaaacattctttataacggtgtgaaaacctctccctgccacgcacgttttaaaaactttgaggggaagcccaaaaagaacaatatctactagcggtgagcttgagcggttacaatttgtctttattttctaggcttataaatgaaatgcatATTGTTAGGTATACGTTGTTGAAGGCAGCGGATAACGTTGATGGTTGATGGATGATATATGAGTTGAATTGATGTTTATTGCAGAACCTGGGAGCTGACAGGGCCATGGACGGGAGCACAGATTCAGGTGCCCGTGAAATTCATCGTTGGAGATTTGGATATAACATATCATTTTGAAGGAGCCAAGGAATATATCCATAAGGGGGGATTCAAAAGGGACGTGCCATTGCTGGAGGAAGTTGTTATTGTAGAAGATGCTGGTCACTTCGTCCACGAAGAAAGGCCTCATGAAATCAATACTCACATTCATGACTTCTTCAA is part of the Cucurbita pepo subsp. pepo cultivar mu-cu-16 chromosome LG03, ASM280686v2, whole genome shotgun sequence genome and encodes:
- the LOC111791603 gene encoding uncharacterized protein LOC111791603 — translated: MDSIQHITVKTNGIKLHVAVAGAGPPVLLLHGFPELWYSWRHQIDFLSSTGYRAIAPDLRGYGDSDAPPSSDKYTALHIVGDLVGMLDEMGIEKVFLVGHDWGALIAWYFCLFRPDRIKSAVILSVQYFPRTPTPFIQGFKAALGDQFYMVRFQEPGKAEEAFASVDIRDFFKNILSNRDPRAPYLPGEVKFKGVPPPPLAPWLTPQDIEFYAEKFTQSGFTGGLNYYRAFDRTWEVTGAWAGAQIHVPVKFIVGDLDLTYYFPGAQEYIHGGGFKRDVPGLEEVVVMKDTSHFLNQERPSEINSHIHSFFNKFC
- the LOC111791602 gene encoding uncharacterized protein LOC111791602 codes for the protein MDAIEHTTINTNGIKMHIASIGTGPVVLLLHGFPELWYSWRHQLLYLSSVGYRAIAPDLRGYGDTDSPESHTSYTALHIVGDLVGALDELGIEKVFLVGHDWGAIIAWYFCLFRPDRIKALVNLSVQFFPRNPEISFIERFRAVYGDDFYMCRFQVPGEAEADFFCIDTAQLFKVTLSNRSTHAPCLPKEYGFRAIPPPENLPSWLTEEDINHYASKFKETGFTGALNYYRAFDLTWELTGPWTGAQIQVPVKFIVGDLDITYHFEGAKEYIHKGGFKRDVPLLEEVVIVEDAGHFVHEERPHEINTHIHDFFNKF
- the LOC111791600 gene encoding uncharacterized protein LOC111791600 — translated: MENIEHKIVPTNGINMHIASIGSGPAVLFLHGFPELWYSWRHQLLFLASNGFRAIAPDLRGFGDTDVPPSPSSYTAHHIVGDLVGLLDHLGIDQVFLVGHDWGAMMAWYFCLFRPDRVRALVNLSVHYLPRHPSIKFVDGFRALLGDDFYFCQFQEPGVAEADFGSVDTATMLKKFLTMRDPRPPMIPKEKGFRALETPDPLPSWLTEEDVDYFASKFSKTGFTGGFNYYRAFDLSWELTAPWSGSQIKVPTKFIVGDLDLVYHFPGAKEYIHGGRFKEDVPFLEEVVVIEGAAHFINQERADEISSLIYEFINKF